Within Vicia villosa cultivar HV-30 ecotype Madison, WI linkage group LG1, Vvil1.0, whole genome shotgun sequence, the genomic segment GAATGAATCCCTCTTTCCTCCTTTCTCTTTTTACCCCCaggacccctaatatggtcttcccatattgccCTCACTTACTCTTCACAGATGACCACTCTTacccttaatatctctaacactgatattattttattttactaattaaaataattccacttattattctaattattctaaaatacgccAAAATTCATCGATACACATAAGCCTCACGCAAACCACCACAACATCAGATGAATCACCAAGACATCACATAAGTCATCATAATCTCAAACATCACAGATCATCACAAACCATAATAAGGACTCAACATCTCATCACATTTTCAATACTTCACAATGACTCATAGATtcacgctaaaataattaaataaataattagtctagaatttggggtgttacaagccACATAATGCATTTATAGCATTTTGATGCCAACGTTGACTAAGCGTAAAGCCTGGGGCTAAGCGAGGTCATCCATATTCCATTCACTATTTTGTTGCTTGAGaacaaatgtttttttttggCAAAGGGTGGAATACAAAGATGATCAAAGATAGTGACATAAACatgtttaattttattgttttcatGGTTAAATgtcaatttcttaaaaaaaattgaaaaagtattGTCAAAGAAAATTTGTCTGCAAATCGTTCAGATGAGGATCTGAACTGTCAAAATGCATGAAATTAATGTTTCATTCATAACTATTGACTGACTACCTTTGAAAACtaacatgattatgaattccttACTTTATTTAAAGTTTGATTTTTCTATTGTCTAGAGAAAATATGTTGAGATAAGTCATGAATCATAAACATATCCAAATGAGATGTGTGCAACCTCATGTTTTACTTAAATGATGAGAGTAGACATGTATGTTAAATATGTATATTTTGCATCAGTCTTGCTATTATCTAATATGTTTAAAAATCATGGATATGATCAAGACATTGTTTTTTATTAAGTGAAAAATTACTTGGCCTAAAAAGCCTACCTTGTGAGGGTGTGAATCCTTTGACAAACCTCTTTGAGCCTTACAAtgaattttttgttattttcaaatgTTACAACTCTTAagcaatttaaaaagaaaaacaatgttcACCACCTTATCTTAAAAAGGAAATGATTTCTTAATAGCCTAAATCTgacttatttaataaaataagctTTTAAAAAAGCTAAAACCTTTAGGTCTGactggccttaagtaggctagaCTATAGACCTTTGTAGGTCAGCCTGGCCTATTTCCACACCTAACAACAATACTAGTAAAACGGATATATTGCTCAACTTTTTGTTCTTTCTATCTTTAGAATAGTACCATGAGATTCTAAGTCATATACACCAAAGCATATATGCTCATATAAACTACAGTATATCCGCTTAAAATAAGACATCACAAGCTTTAGTTCAAAAATTCCAATAAAGTGAAGAATTGTCTCTGTAACAACTACTATCATACCAATCTATTCTCTCCTGAAAACTGAACATCAAATATCCTCTGTCTAGCCTTCATTGCCTGCATTAGTAAAACCACACGAATGAAATTAATACCTAAAAGAATACTACCTCATAATCATTATAACATCATCTTTTATCCAAATTTGCTACTATATCTTATTGTCTTAAAATTGAGAAGCAGACACAGTAAACTTGAAATTTATAGTTTCAAGACAAAAAGGTTAAATGGCATACCAGTTGCTCCCAATTTATACAACTTGTTATGATAGAAAGAAGAACACATTGAACAACCGCTCCAACTTGTATACCAATCCAAAGTCCTTTCCCTCCCACTTGAACCCAAAATGCCAATGCAGCAGCGACCGGAATCCCACAGAGGTAGAAGGCCCCTAGATTGACATAAACTCCTAGGTGTTGCCATCCACAGCCTCTAGCAATCCCTGAATCAAAGAATAGTAAAACAGAATATCATGTTAGAATTAGTTGAAAATGGTTTAAGGAATTATAGTTATTTATGCCGAGAGGGGATTTTACCTGCGAGAACGCCTTGTATGCTGTCCAATATAACAGATATACAAACCAGAGGAGCCATGACAGTGACATAATCAACTACTTCCTTATCATTGCTGAAAATGTAACCAAAGACATGGCGGCATGCAAAAAGGGTTGCACTCACTATAGTTGTTTCAATGAGTGATAGAGACATAGCACCTACCACAGCAACGCGGGCTTCAAATGGATTCCCAGCTCCTAGTTCATTTGAAACTCTTGTACTATAATATTCGGAGACAAAGAAAGATAATTCAATTAGATATAACTGCGAAGGGTGgaatattaaaaatgaaaaatgtttATGTTAAACTTTTAACCTTGCTGCAGCACCAATTCCAAATGGTACGGTATATAGAGTTGCGATGGTATTGAGACTAtataaaaatggaaaaataattAGCGAAAAATCTAATAAGATAACTAAGATTGATAGATTAGTAGTAAGAAAAAATTGAAGGCGACATACCAAACTGAGAGAACTGAAGTTTCGAGTTGTGGATTTGGTAACAGCCCAGAGAGTAACACAATTAGCTCATATGACCACCATTCAAGGCTACAATCATCAACATGAAAAATGATTATGATTGGAAAATAAACAACACAAAGCctaataaaactttttttatgaAATTGAAAGAGTAAATCATCATTCTAGTCCTAAATACGGAAGGTTTGGTCAATTTAGTCCTTCAAATTTGCAAAGTTGCAATTTAGTCCTTCAACCTAACAAAACTGCAATTTCATAGAGGGACTACATTGCCTAATCCTTCTAATTTCAAGGGCCGAAATGTTGATTTATTTCATGAAAGAATATATACAAGCCGAGTTGAAGAGGAAGATAAATTACCAAACCATTACTGCAGAAGGTATAGCAAAGCGGAAAAACTCCCAAATTCCTTGGAACAGCTCCATAGAAATTGGAGCTCTAGTTTTTGCACATAAAGAAGAGAATCTCATGTACAATGCAAGAAAAATGACATTTAACCAAATGGAAATGCTCATTGCAATTGCTCCACCAATATTATTCAATCCTGTCTTGAAAACCAAAGCCCAACAAAGAGGTATATGGACAACAAGAGTGACACAGGAGCTTAAAAGCATTGGAAAAAGCAAACTTTGTATTTGAAAATATCTAACTAGTGGCTGCAATATTGCATATGCAAAAAGTGCTGGAAGAAGCCAAATTGTGAATCTTCCTGCTTCATGTGCAATTAGAGGGTCTTGTCCTGTGAAAACAAGTATGTTTTCAATGTTGATCCAAATGAAAGATAATGGAAGACAAaccaataaaagagaaaaaatagctGTGTATGTTTGCATTCCTATTCTTTGATATTGTTTTGCTCCATAAGCTTGTCCACATGTGGTTTCTAGTCCACTAGCCATTCCCATCTGTTAGCATGAGTAAAATCACCAATGCATTAAGTAACTTGTAGTGACAAATTTATTATAATAAGATAAGGGTGTCCAAACATATGCATATATATTGAAGGATGAAACTTAATTTTCTTTGAATGAAATGAGACCCCTTAATTTAAGGGTGACAAACATTCCCGCCTcgcaaaagttaaaaaaaattgaacgGCGGATCCTACCACTCTTAAATTTAAAAGTGACAAAAAATCATGTTCCACATCGGCCAAAAAAAACAAAGCGGGGGCCCGAAACCTTTGCTCGGCCCGCCAAAACCTATCAAAAACAGACACAAAACGGTGGGCCTTACCCCTTAAGCTTTTAAGTGGCAAAAATCGGGCCGCCAAAGCCTACCAAAAACGAGCACAAGGCGGCGGACTCTACCACCACATAAACCTAAAAGTGacaaaaataatcaaatttaTCCAAAGTCAGCAAATCTAAAGTCGCCGAATATTTTCGGGACCATGAAACCACACTATCACACTCTTATGATTTAAATCAAGTGGTGCAAATTTTACATCATTAAACATCTAAAAAAATTAGTATGAGAGATGAATGGTTACAGGGTAATCCATTtccaatatttttgtgatttaagaGCATGTTATTTTATATGATTAT encodes:
- the LOC131643283 gene encoding protein DETOXIFICATION 12-like, whose product is MAEERTAMEESLLGKEIVSKTERRDEEETKKKGISKDIYLKEMKRICCLSGPMVAVVLSQYLLQVVSTMIVGHLGELELSSAAMSISFAGVTGFSFLMGMASGLETTCGQAYGAKQYQRIGMQTYTAIFSLLLVCLPLSFIWINIENILVFTGQDPLIAHEAGRFTIWLLPALFAYAILQPLVRYFQIQSLLFPMLLSSCVTLVVHIPLCWALVFKTGLNNIGGAIAMSISIWLNVIFLALYMRFSSLCAKTRAPISMELFQGIWEFFRFAIPSAVMVCLEWWSYELIVLLSGLLPNPQLETSVLSVCLNTIATLYTVPFGIGAAASTRVSNELGAGNPFEARVAVVGAMSLSLIETTIVSATLFACRHVFGYIFSNDKEVVDYVTVMAPLVCISVILDSIQGVLAGIARGCGWQHLGVYVNLGAFYLCGIPVAAALAFWVQVGGKGLWIGIQVGAVVQCVLLSIITSCINWEQLAMKARQRIFDVQFSGENRLV